One part of the Mariniblastus fucicola genome encodes these proteins:
- a CDS encoding peptidylprolyl isomerase, whose protein sequence is MATASARHILVETEEACIDLKEQIEAGQDFAAIAAEFSACPSGKSGGALGSFSQGQMVPEFDAVVFTEELNKVHGPVKTQFGYHLIEITERDA, encoded by the coding sequence ATGGCCACCGCATCTGCACGTCACATCCTTGTCGAAACTGAAGAAGCCTGCATCGACCTCAAAGAACAGATCGAAGCCGGTCAGGATTTCGCCGCGATCGCCGCAGAATTCTCTGCTTGCCCTTCCGGAAAGTCCGGCGGAGCACTCGGCTCGTTCTCTCAAGGCCAAATGGTTCCCGAGTTCGACGCCGTTGTATTCACCGAAGAATTGAACAAGGTTCATGGCCCGGTCAAAACCCAGTTCGGCTATCACCTGATCGAGATCACCGAACGCGACGCTTAA
- the grpE gene encoding nucleotide exchange factor GrpE — protein sequence MTDENEPTENPELELPTEDQVNQFGNDNAGDEGVAFAVDGADAGADVIQKLQDQLKDAEKRVLMAQADLENFRRRVRRESEDRIKYASSGLMTDLLESVDNLHRAVEAYEADPNGDGLRDGVNLVASQIMESLSKHGCQPIEAAGQAFDPNCHQALQMQPSPEHPANTVIQDLRTGFKLYDRVLRPSQVFVSTGEPA from the coding sequence ATGACTGACGAAAACGAACCAACAGAAAATCCAGAGCTCGAACTTCCGACGGAAGATCAGGTGAACCAGTTCGGCAACGACAACGCGGGCGATGAAGGCGTGGCTTTCGCGGTCGACGGCGCGGACGCTGGAGCCGACGTCATCCAGAAGCTTCAGGATCAGCTCAAAGACGCCGAAAAACGCGTCCTGATGGCTCAAGCAGATTTGGAAAACTTCCGCCGCCGCGTACGTCGCGAATCGGAAGACCGGATCAAGTACGCTTCCAGTGGTCTGATGACGGACTTGCTGGAATCGGTCGACAACCTGCATCGCGCTGTCGAAGCCTACGAAGCCGATCCCAACGGTGACGGTTTGCGAGATGGTGTGAACCTCGTTGCGTCACAGATCATGGAGTCGCTTTCCAAGCACGGATGTCAGCCGATCGAGGCTGCCGGTCAGGCGTTTGATCCGAACTGCCACCAGGCGTTACAAATGCAGCCCAGCCCGGAACATCCGGCCAACACGGTCATCCAGGATTTGCGAACCGGATTCAAACTTTACGATCGAGTCCTTCGGCCCAGCCAGGTTTTCGTATCGACCGGCGAACCTGCCTAG
- the dnaJ gene encoding molecular chaperone DnaJ yields the protein MAKRCYYEVLSVARDESDRGISKAYRKLAVKYHPDSNPGDDEASAKFKEAAEAYEVLGDSEKRARYDRHGHAGVEGGAGFGSAEDIFAAFGDLFGGGGGGGGMFGDLFGGRRGGPRRGNDVQVDVTLSLEEAFSGVNKTIQFNRRNQCGTCDGTGSSPGSAPEHCQQCGGRGQVLQQAGILRVQTTCPVCRGAGKIIVDPCGDCRGAGQVASPVELDVAIPAGVDDGMRVRLTGEGEASASGGPAGDCYCFVNIRKHKLFHRDGQNLILQLPISYTQAALGASIEVPTLDGRDELEIKRGTQSGDVFKLAGRGMPSPQGRGTGDLLIQTFIETPKKISKEQEGLLRQLAELEHTEVLPERKNFLQRLTEYFATEEV from the coding sequence ATGGCCAAACGTTGCTACTACGAAGTACTTTCCGTCGCTCGCGATGAGTCGGATCGCGGTATTTCGAAGGCCTACCGCAAGCTGGCTGTGAAATACCATCCGGACAGCAACCCGGGCGATGACGAAGCCAGCGCGAAGTTCAAAGAGGCCGCTGAAGCCTACGAAGTGCTTGGCGATTCCGAGAAACGGGCTCGCTACGATCGTCACGGCCACGCTGGCGTTGAAGGCGGAGCCGGTTTCGGATCGGCGGAAGACATCTTCGCTGCTTTCGGAGACCTCTTCGGAGGCGGTGGCGGCGGTGGAGGAATGTTTGGCGACCTGTTCGGTGGCCGACGCGGTGGACCGCGACGCGGCAACGACGTTCAAGTCGACGTAACGCTTTCGCTCGAAGAAGCATTCTCGGGCGTCAACAAAACGATTCAATTCAATCGTCGCAACCAGTGTGGAACTTGCGACGGAACCGGTAGCAGCCCAGGATCGGCTCCAGAACATTGTCAACAATGCGGCGGTCGCGGCCAGGTGCTGCAACAGGCTGGCATCCTCCGCGTTCAGACGACTTGTCCGGTTTGCCGCGGTGCTGGAAAGATCATTGTCGATCCATGCGGCGACTGTCGCGGAGCAGGGCAGGTGGCTTCTCCGGTTGAGCTCGATGTGGCGATTCCGGCTGGTGTCGACGACGGGATGCGAGTCCGATTGACGGGTGAAGGTGAAGCCAGTGCTTCCGGTGGTCCGGCGGGTGACTGTTATTGCTTTGTCAACATTCGCAAGCACAAGCTGTTCCATCGCGATGGCCAAAACCTGATTCTGCAGTTGCCGATTTCATACACCCAAGCCGCATTAGGGGCGTCGATCGAAGTTCCGACTCTCGATGGCCGCGACGAACTGGAAATCAAACGCGGGACACAATCCGGCGACGTGTTCAAGCTTGCTGGTCGTGGCATGCCCAGCCCGCAAGGTCGCGGAACGGGTGATTTGCTGATTCAAACTTTTATCGAAACACCGAAGAAGATCTCGAAGGAACAGGAAGGCTTGCTACGGCAACTTGCTGAACTCGAGCACACGGAAGTTCTACCAGAGAGGAAGAATTTCCTGCAACGATTGACTGAATATTTTGCGACAGAGGAAGTTTAG
- a CDS encoding FmdB family zinc ribbon protein, whose amino-acid sequence MPTYDYECDACGHTWEMFQRITEDAIKQCPECKKKKARRLFGTGSAVMFKGSGFYETDYRSDSYKKGEKAAKDAKAPKPDSSSGGEKKSGQSGSSSSSSSSGKKS is encoded by the coding sequence ATGCCGACATACGATTACGAATGCGATGCTTGCGGTCATACGTGGGAGATGTTCCAACGCATCACCGAAGATGCGATCAAGCAGTGCCCCGAGTGTAAAAAGAAGAAGGCTCGCCGCCTTTTTGGCACCGGTAGTGCTGTAATGTTCAAGGGTTCGGGTTTCTACGAGACCGACTATCGCAGCGACTCGTACAAAAAAGGCGAGAAGGCTGCGAAGGACGCGAAGGCGCCGAAGCCGGATTCTAGTTCTGGCGGCGAGAAAAAATCAGGACAATCAGGTAGTTCATCTTCCTCGTCCTCTTCAGGGAAAAAATCATAG